In bacterium, a single genomic region encodes these proteins:
- a CDS encoding carbohydrate binding domain-containing protein has product MRALILLVCLVVLSSVRADVPAGWFPFVIGEINPASPLNMAEANAVPAGQNGFVRVKDGHFVDGRGQRLRFLGTNVTFATAFPDKALAPLIAKRMAAIGFNVVRFHHMDCHYKPSGIWDKAYKDKQHMDAEQLDRLDWFIYQLKQNGIYVNLNLHVSRTLGKDDGFVEDNTLGNYDKGLDNFVAGMIQKQREYARDLLTHENPYTKTRYINEPCVLLVEMNNENSLLGSAFSSKLNDIAEPYKAELTGYWHGFLKGKYQTTEALRKAWDEGSQPLGEELLRNRDLAQGTKEWVLESKHPGEDVFEVVDDAAVGKALHAKLVQLGVNPWDFQVHQVGHNLTDGQVYTLRFQIKAEPKRDVNVSVRWDVADWRNSGLDTSVKADTQWREFTFAFRARNVNPNHVRISFNGGNTLGDMWIGGVSLRIGGIVGLGEGQTLEAGNIPFASANATQAAQRDWAACIMGLERQYTQGLYQYLKQDLGLQANVIDTQASYGGLGGAWRESKLDYVDNHSYWQHPSFPGRPWDGANWFIGNSPMSDAPGNDTLTALARGRQAGKPYTISEYDHPAPSDYRAEGLPMLAAFAGLQDWDGLFQFDYGSTPTDWSQARLQGYFTMVSDPAVVAFAPVAANLFRRGDVHAATGLAKLRVPESQVEALVAEARGDFHGLWEKAGLPRWASVRQRIALEWTKSGELRGDKLDVAEDQQSVSDTREVRWGEVAPEHKAFLVDAPKTKLAAGRLADQTLQWGALTIKPTPGQTGHCVVALTSLGNLPLAQSKRMLLVAASRVENQNMQWDERRRTVSNKWGTGPTIAEQVTLNCTAGRALKITPLDGAGMPLAGVTPQQGKQLTLQAPTLWYLVEVQ; this is encoded by the coding sequence ATGCGCGCCCTGATTCTGCTCGTCTGCCTCGTAGTCCTCTCGTCCGTTCGCGCCGACGTCCCGGCCGGTTGGTTCCCCTTCGTCATCGGTGAGATCAACCCCGCCAGCCCGCTGAACATGGCCGAGGCCAACGCCGTGCCGGCCGGGCAGAACGGCTTCGTCCGCGTGAAGGACGGCCACTTCGTGGATGGACGCGGCCAGCGTCTGCGCTTCCTCGGCACCAATGTCACCTTCGCCACCGCCTTCCCCGACAAGGCCCTGGCCCCGCTGATCGCCAAACGCATGGCCGCCATCGGCTTCAACGTCGTGCGCTTCCACCACATGGACTGCCACTACAAGCCCAGCGGCATCTGGGACAAGGCCTACAAGGACAAGCAGCACATGGATGCCGAGCAGCTCGACCGGCTCGACTGGTTCATCTACCAGCTCAAGCAGAACGGCATCTACGTGAACCTGAACCTGCACGTCTCGCGCACGCTCGGCAAGGACGACGGCTTCGTCGAGGACAACACGCTGGGCAACTACGACAAGGGCCTCGACAACTTCGTGGCCGGCATGATCCAGAAGCAGCGCGAGTATGCCCGCGACCTGCTCACCCACGAGAACCCCTACACCAAGACCAGGTACATCAACGAGCCGTGCGTGCTCCTGGTCGAGATGAACAACGAGAACAGCCTGCTGGGCTCCGCCTTCAGCAGCAAGCTCAATGACATCGCCGAGCCCTACAAGGCGGAGCTGACCGGCTACTGGCACGGCTTCCTGAAGGGCAAGTACCAGACCACCGAGGCCCTGCGCAAAGCGTGGGATGAGGGCAGCCAGCCGCTGGGCGAGGAGCTGCTGCGCAACCGGGACCTGGCCCAGGGCACCAAGGAGTGGGTGCTGGAGAGCAAGCACCCGGGCGAGGATGTCTTCGAGGTCGTGGACGATGCCGCAGTGGGCAAAGCGCTGCACGCCAAGCTCGTGCAGTTGGGCGTGAACCCCTGGGACTTCCAGGTGCACCAGGTGGGCCACAACCTCACCGACGGCCAGGTCTACACCCTCCGCTTCCAGATCAAGGCCGAACCCAAGCGCGATGTGAACGTGTCCGTGCGCTGGGATGTCGCCGACTGGCGCAACAGCGGTCTGGATACCTCGGTCAAGGCCGACACGCAGTGGCGCGAGTTCACTTTCGCCTTCCGCGCGCGCAACGTCAACCCCAATCACGTCCGCATCAGCTTCAACGGCGGCAATACGCTGGGCGACATGTGGATCGGCGGGGTGAGCCTCCGCATCGGCGGTATCGTGGGGCTGGGGGAGGGCCAGACGCTCGAAGCCGGCAACATCCCCTTCGCCTCCGCCAACGCCACCCAGGCGGCGCAGCGCGACTGGGCCGCCTGCATCATGGGCCTGGAGCGCCAGTACACCCAGGGCCTGTACCAGTACCTCAAGCAGGACTTGGGGCTGCAGGCCAACGTCATTGACACCCAGGCTTCCTACGGCGGCCTCGGCGGCGCGTGGCGCGAGAGCAAGCTCGACTACGTGGACAACCACTCGTACTGGCAGCACCCGTCCTTCCCCGGGCGGCCGTGGGATGGCGCCAACTGGTTCATCGGCAACTCGCCGATGAGCGACGCGCCCGGCAACGATACCCTCACCGCCCTGGCCCGCGGACGGCAGGCCGGCAAGCCCTACACCATCAGCGAGTACGACCACCCGGCCCCCAGCGACTACCGCGCCGAGGGCCTGCCGATGCTGGCGGCCTTCGCCGGGCTGCAGGACTGGGACGGCCTGTTCCAGTTCGACTACGGTTCCACGCCCACGGACTGGTCGCAGGCGCGCCTGCAGGGCTACTTCACCATGGTCAGCGATCCGGCGGTCGTGGCCTTCGCGCCGGTGGCGGCGAACCTCTTCCGCCGGGGCGACGTGCACGCCGCCACGGGCCTGGCGAAGCTTCGGGTGCCCGAAAGCCAGGTCGAGGCCCTCGTAGCCGAGGCGCGCGGCGACTTCCACGGCCTGTGGGAGAAGGCCGGCCTCCCGCGCTGGGCGTCGGTGCGCCAGCGCATCGCCCTGGAATGGACGAAGAGCGGGGAGCTGCGTGGGGACAAGCTCGACGTCGCCGAGGACCAGCAGTCCGTCTCAGATACGCGGGAGGTGCGGTGGGGCGAGGTAGCGCCGGAGCACAAGGCGTTCCTCGTGGACGCGCCGAAGACGAAGCTGGCAGCGGGGCGGCTGGCCGACCAGACGCTGCAGTGGGGCGCGCTGACGATCAAGCCCACGCCCGGCCAGACGGGCCACTGCGTCGTGGCGCTGACCAGCCTGGGCAATCTCCCCCTCGCGCAGTCGAAGCGCATGCTGCTGGTGGCGGCCTCGCGGGTCGAGAACCAGAACATGCAGTGGGACGAGCGGCGCCGGACGGTGAGTAACAAGTGGGGCACCGGCCCGACGATCGCTGAGCAGGTCACGCTGAACTGCACGGCCGGACGGGCGCTGAAGATCACGCCCCTCGACGGTGCGGGGATGCCGCTGGCGGGTGTCACGCCCCAGCAGGGCAAGCAGCTTACGCTGCAGGCGCCGACGCTGTGGTACTTGGTGGAGGTGCAGTAA